From a region of the Calliphora vicina chromosome 4, idCalVici1.1, whole genome shotgun sequence genome:
- the LOC135959036 gene encoding general odorant-binding protein 28a-like: MKFLIVFAFLILAGYNIRAEVTKEEALAIATSCKEEVGASDADFGAIVQHQPTESAEGKCMLACVLKKFGVMSNEGKLIKDTAIEISKSLVQDEEEKEHIVAVIDTCNELDVSDDHCEAAEEYGHCWRTELGDKGIAPEDLV, translated from the exons atgaaGTTCCTTATTGtgtttgcatttttaattttagctggTTATAATATACGg GCTGAAGTAACGAAGGAGGAAGCACTTGCCATTGCAACTAGTTGTAAAGAGGAAGTTGGTGCATCAGATg CCGACTTTGGGGCCATTGTTCAACATCAACCTACCGAGAGCGCTGAAGGTAAATGTATGCTTgcttgtgttttaaaaaaattcggtgTG ATGAGCAATGAGGGTAAACTGATTAAAGATACTGCCATTGAAATATCAAAATCCCTTGTTCAGGATGAGGAGGAAAAAGAACACATTGTTGCTGTTATCGATACCTGTAACGAGTTGGATGTTAGTGATGATCA ttGTGAAGCTGCTGAAGAATACGGTCACTGCTGGCGAACTGAATTAGGTGATAAAGGTATAGCTCCTGAAGATTTAGTTTAA